In Helianthus annuus cultivar XRQ/B chromosome 8, HanXRQr2.0-SUNRISE, whole genome shotgun sequence, a single genomic region encodes these proteins:
- the LOC110875923 gene encoding uncharacterized protein LOC110875923 — MEKEDIKVVPVWVKMHDVPLTAFTEDGLSLVASKIGIPKMLDSYTATMCAESWGRSSYARALIEVQAGVELKKSVTIAIPSLDGNGHSMVEIRIEYDWEPLRCASCCVFGHDDSSCPKNPQDVGAKKKKVNNQGLHMKNQKPKLVYRPVVKPKPKSSLRNPNQVSTSSPFDVLKDDDGNQGGSTVGRVEKKAAQSSSDKQDSDEEEVVEAYNETSEFMTSGIHSSSSRAKASSSSTKFFNG, encoded by the exons ATGGAGAAAGAGGATATTAAAGTTGttccagtttgggtcaagatgcatgatgtgccgttaACGGCATTTACCGAGGATGGTCTGAGCTTGGTTGCTTCTAAGATTGGGATTCCTAAGATGTTGGATTCGTATACTGCCACGATGTGTGCTGAGTCGTGGGGAAGAAGCAGTTATGCTAGAGCGCTTATTGAAGTTCAGGCAGGAGTCGAGTTAAAGAAGAGTGTTACTATTGCAATTCCATCTTTGGATGGTAATGGTCATTCAATGGTAGAGATCAGAATTGagtatgattgggagcctttaaggTGCGCCTCTTGCTGTGTATTTGGTCACGATGATAGCTCGTGCCCAAAGAACCCTCAG GATGTGGGTGCTAAGAAAAAGAAAGTGAATAACCAAGGCCTCcatatgaaaaatcagaagcctaagTTAGTTTACAGACCAGTTGTCAAGCCTAAACCAAAGTCGTCCTTAAGGAATCCAAACCAGGTATCAACGTCAAGCCCTTTTGATGTCCTTAAGGACGATGATGGTAATCAGGGAGGTAGCACAGTGGGTCGAGTGGAGAAGAAAGCTGCGCAGTCTAGTAGTGACAAGCAGGATTCAGATGAGGAGGAGGTCGTGGAAGCCTATAATGAAACTAGTGAATTTATGACCTCGGGTATACATTCGTCTTCTTCGAGAGCTAAGGCTAGCTCCTCTTCCACAAAATTCTTCAATGGATAG
- the LOC110875924 gene encoding probable ATP-dependent helicase PF08_0048: MIGIQKKKKGGKKNPTPKVQAEEGSSSQPQKKRKKKAVETLLVDEPELDETEANVEKDQEQLTPETEQLLKDIDDTLEAEKSASKKVVDGEEESSSGLEVDIDAEVDQSIVLEKLDDFSFVNDDFVKELQKKVNEVLSEKKKLVERVKSVESKNSSLLKKTEADQADIKLEAKNAKKEHEEYMLKKVLEDLIGKPIEQRFEEIELAEVRARREAEMEAGMKDKGKDVLVEDDVQVSEREIVLTEPKSPKKVLESSILAPCPLTSVSGLIKIKDDEEDEDDNLKDDADEVYSVHSDNDDDGNDDDDDADQGNSGIKVTEASQEENIDERKGEHGDPENVDEIVDQGTGLILRLEHDVEEGELLHTYTRAEIIKMMHVEEGEFNFDFEEELNEFEINHQPAYQYKYVEEADNYDKVEIEEWSEDDQSENVDVDTSSFPTLAEFFSQANEGELRRKVAESVKRKSFREMSKEEQREE; this comes from the exons ATGATTGGTatacaaaagaagaaaaaaggtGGAAAGAAAAATCCTACACCGAAAGTTCAAGCTGAAGAAGGATCATCTTCTCAACCACAGAAGAAACGGAAAAAGAAAGCGGTTGAAACATTGCTGGTTGATGAACCAGAATTAGATGAGACAGAAGCAAATGTTGAAAAAGATCAAGAACAATTAACTCCTGAAACTGAGCAATTGTTGAAAGATATTGATGATACTTTAGAAGCTGAGAAATCAGCTAGTAAGAAAGTAGTTGATGGTGAAGAAGAGAGTTCATCTGGTTTAGAAGTTGATATTGATGCTGAAGTTGATC AGAGTATAGTTCTTGAAAAGCTTGATGATTTTAGCTTTGTGAATGATGATTTTGTGAAGGAGTTGCAAAAGAAGGTGAATGAGGTGTTAAGTGAGAAAAAGAAGTTAGTAGAACGTGTCAAGTCTGTTGAATCTAAAAATTCATCTTTGTTGAAAAAGACTGAAGCTGATCAAGCCGACATAA AGTTAGAAGCCAAGAATGCTAAAAAGGAACATGAAGAGTATATGTTAAAGAAAGTGTTGGAAGATTTGATTGGTAAGCCAATTGAACAAAGATTTGAAGAGATAGAACTTGCGGAAGTTAGAGCAAGACGTGAAGCTGAAATGGAAGCTGGAatgaaagataagggtaaagATGTTCTAGTTGAAGATGATGTTCAAGTGTCTGAAAGGGAAATTGTTCTAACTGAGCCAAAATCCCCGAAAAAAGTTCTAGAATCGTCTATTCTAGCTCCTTGTCCATTAACTTCAGTATCTGGTTTGATTAAGAttaaagatgatgaagaagacgaAGATGATAATCTGAAAGATGATGCAGATGAAGTATATTCTGTTCatagtgataatgatgatgatggaaatgatgatgatgatgatgctgatcAAGGTAATTCTGGTATAAAAGTAACTGAAGCGTCACAAGAAGAGAATATTGACGA GAGGAAAGGGGAGCATGGTGATCCTGaaaatgttgatgagattgttgaTCAGGGTACAGGTTTGATTCTACGTCTTGAACATGATGTAGAGGAAGGTGAGCTCTTGCATACTTACACTAGAGCTGAGATCATTAAGATGATGCATGTTGAAGAAGGTGAGTTTAACTTTGATTTTGAAGAGGAGTTGAACGAATTTGAGATCAATCATCAACCTGCATATCAGTACAAGTATGTTGAAGAAGCTGATAATTATGATAAAGTGGAAATAGAAGAATGGAGCGAAGATGATCAGTCTGAGAATGTTGATGTTGATACTTCTAGCTTTCCAACTCTTGCTGAGTTTTTCAGTCAAGCAAATGAGGGTGAATTGAGAAGAAAAGTTGCTGAAAGTGTTAAGAGAAAGAGTTTTCGAGAAATGTCTAAAGAAGAACAACGTGAAGAATGA
- the LOC110875925 gene encoding uncharacterized protein LOC110875925, which produces MVIGGLVRPYVWKSIGNGTQTNVWSDNGCSCSPIRNFITPRMIAHEGFTLKTTVAELIDGNGNWRWPQAWLDLFPVLINVSVPVIAQDVEDRFGWKSFDGKIGYFSSWDAWNNLRVRENKVAWVNMVWYGQCIPRHSFHLWLVITNKLKTQDRLAVWEAGSETNLILMCCPLCKYGRDSKDHLFFKCSFSAKVWSIVKKKVDMGNVNDSWSSIMTWIDQHASSKRLEHIICKLVVAASTYFIWQERNNRLFSHLQRREETVAKLILDMVRLRIMGFKVGGDINQRKLLERWELMEDDPG; this is translated from the coding sequence ATGGTAATTGGAGGTCTAGTTCGTCCATATGTTTGGAAGTCCATTGGCAACGGTACTCAGACTAATGTTTGGAGTGACAACGGGTGTTCATGCAGTCCTATTCGAAATTTCATTACTCCAAGGATGATAGCTCATGAAGGGTTTACTTTGAAGACCACAGTTGCGGAACTCATAGATGGTAATGGTAATTGGAGATGGCCGCAGGCATGGTTGGATTTATTCCCGGTTCTAATAAATGTTTCAGTCCCTGTGATCGCTCAGGATGTGGAGGATAGGTTTGGATGGAAAAGTTTTGATGGAAAAATCGGTTATTTTTCCTCTTGGGATGCATGGAATAATTTGCGGGTTAGGGAAAACAAGGTGGCATGGGTAAACATGGTGTGGTATGGCCAATGTATACCAAGACACTCGTTTCATCTTTGGTTGGTAATAACAAACAAGCTGAAAACTCAAGATAGATTGGCGGTGTGGGAAGCGGGTAGTGAGACCAACTTAATTCTTATGTGTTGTCCCCTATGTAAGTATGGTCGAGACTCTAAAGATCACCTCTTTTTTAAATGCTCTTTTTCGGCTAAGGTCTGGAGCATAGTTAAGAAAAAGGTCGATATGGGGAATGTAAATGATTCGTGGAGTTCTATAATGACATGGATAGATCAGCATGCGAGCTCAAAGAGGCTGGAACATATCATTTGCAAGCTGGTTGTAGCGGCATCTACTTACTTCATATGGCAAGAACGGAATAATCGGCTGTTTTCACACTTGCAAAGGAGGGAAGAGACGGTAGCAAAACTGATTCTTGATATGGTGCGGCTTCGGATAATGGGTTTCAAGGTCGGCGGAGATATAAACCAGAGAAAGCTCTTGGAAAGATGGGAACTCATGGAAGACGACCCCGGTTAA